The window ACTCAACATTTCAGAGGACATATTGTTCAGGACCCGTAAATTGCCGGCACAATGGTCCACAAGAGTTTTTATCAGGGTTTTGGTCATCAAATGCGGTGCACCGGCAGTGTTCAGGCAATGATCCATATAGTTCATCAAGTCTTCCCTGATATAAGGGTCAAGCTTCATCCGGAACTGCATCCGGCTTCCCAGTGACATCAACGCCCTTGTCCTAAATCGTTCCGGCAGCCGGGTATCTCCACACAAAATAGTGGTCAGCAGATTTTGGGAGTCAAAATCCGTGCTGTTTAACAGGCGTAACTCGTTTAAACAGCCGGTCAGCATCTCCTGAGCCTCATCTATGATAAGGATGGGTCGGAACAAGGTTGTTTTCACATGATTTTTCCAACGTTCACGAAGGTCCTTAAATCCGCCGTAGCGGTTGGCAGGGCTTAGATTGACGCCAAATAAAACACCCATTTCACGGTAAAAATCACCGACACTGCTTTGAGGACGTTCCATCACTCCAACAACGACCTCATCCAGTTTGCCGAATTTATTAGCAATGAGCTGTAGTGTTTTGGATTTGCCCAGGCCGGGTTCGCCGCTGATCAATGCAAACCCGCCATTCATGGTCATATTTTCAAGGCGAAAAATAAAACTGTTCATTGATGGTGGCTGCCATAATGCTTCCACCGGAATACTGGGTAAAAACGGATTCCATTTAAGGCCGTAATAAGCCAGAAGTTGTTTGTCGTTCATGATTCTCCTTTGGGCAGGTAGGCCGGTGGCATGCCGCTTTGGGCATACTCAGCAATCAATTTTCTCAATAAAGCAGGTTCTGACTCCCTCAATGGCTCATCCGGTACAATCGTCTGTTCAGGCCTGGATTGGATCTTTCGTTTTCCGGACGCATTCTTGATTTTGTCCTGGGTATAGATGGGAGCAATGTTTTTTCCTGTTTTTGGGTCCATGAGCCATGCTATGGATTTGTCCCAATTGGTAAAACAGACATGAAATTGCGGGATATGATGAAACCGGGAAGGAATTTCAAACCTGACGCTGTTGATGGACACGGTGCCGTCAGACTTCCTTTGCTTTCTGGATTCGCATACCGTAAAGGCGAACCGCATATGTTCTTCATCCGGTGCAGGACGGGAAACGCCTTTACCTTCCAGCATGCATTTGATAGGCGGCATACCGATATCACGATGCGTATTTTTGTTGTACTCCATTTCGACCCAGGCCTGACTGGTGTAATTGAGATAGTCCAGGGTCAAGGGTTTGACCTTGCTCAACATAGCCATCAGACGGCCTTCAAGGGTGCCCCAGAAGGCCTCCTGCTTACCGTTTTGATAAGGGCTGTAGGGCAACGTTGTCTCATGGAGTATCCCAGTTTTTTTAAGACCGTTGCAGAACTCATGGGAAGTCATGGCAGCGCCATTGTCTGTCATTAATGCCCTTGGCAGCCCTCGTTTGAAAAATGCTTGGGTCAGTCCATGGATTAGATCTTGGGTTGTTTCACCCAGATACCATTGGATGTGGCAACACAGACGGGAATGGTCGTCAAGGATACATAGGGCTTTGGGTGTATACCAATTGCCATTGTTATCTACTACCCGCAGGCTGCCTTCGTGGAAATCCAGGTGCCACAGGCCGTGAACATATTCTGCCTCATAACCACGGATTTCATGCTTTTCAAATCGCTGTGCGGCAGCTTTCATGCCCGCTGTCTGTTTTTTCTTTACCGATGGTTTCCTGCTCCACCCCCTTTCCACCATACGTCTCCTGACGCTGGAGTAGGAAGGGATTGCAACTGACTCATTTTGTTCCTGAAGTTCTGCTGCAAAATTATCTGCGTGCAGCTTATAACTCCAGTTTGGATAGGTGCGGTATTGCCTGCCAAGCAACCGGATCAATTCCGGGGTAAATACAATTGATCCTCCATAGTCTGAACGGACCTTTCTGCCCAGGGCCACAATAGGATCTTGGGCGTTTTTTGCTTTGTAGTACCAGCTTTCAATGGTTGAAAAATGAAAAGCCGTTAATTCGTTTGTAATGGGATGAATGTAAAACTTGCAGGCGAGCCGCTCCAACTCTTTGCGCAACTTTCCCTTGGCCGGCGGCTGAGCTAGTAAGCTGCCAACCACGGAAAAGCGAAATAAAGCCCATTTATCAACCGGACTTTGGGTTTTACTGTTCATAGGGCGGGTTCCTTTCAATTTTGAGTTAAAATTTTCAGCGCAGTGCTGATCAAAATCCTGGAACTCTTGATAGAACAGTTAATTTTGCAGGGCTATGCCCATCCTCTGCGTGAAATTACCCCGCCCTTATATTTTGCGACATTTCGCTACCTTGGGATAAAAATGACAAACAGCGTATCAACGCTTTTTCGATGGATGGGAATTGGTTCCGATAAAAATTGAGCAGACTGCCGGGCAGGGTGTCATTTTTTATAGCTGGCGACACTCGGCCCCGAATTTTTTTCCATGAATGGCTTTCTGGAAAGATCTCTTTAAATAAATTGATCCAGCGTTTAAGGGTGTTACGGGAGATACCGACTTTTTCAGCAAGCCTGGAAATCGGAATGCCGTCGGTCGCATGCTGCCAGTCAGATACAATTGTAATAATTACGGCATACCAGTATATATTTTTTCCCAAAAAACGGCAGGTTGGAGGAATCAAACGGCGCCGACACCCCTCCTTGCCGCAACATAAACTGAATTGTAAAAAATATTCTTCAGATAGTCCTTCTGGTTCTCCACGGGGTTTGCGTGGGTAATTGGCATAATACAGTGGCCCTTTGCAGTGGGGACACTTCATTTCTCGATACCGTTCAGCGGTTGATAGGTCTATCTTGTATAGCTTACAAAAAAGGCTTTCGTTTCTTAGTGCTTCTGATAGCATATCTCCTGCCCTGTTATTGGGTGGGGAGGCAGGAGTTCCATTGATTATTTGCGAGATAAACGGGGGAGCTTCTGCCTCAAACCTTGCATATCTTGCAAATTATCTTCAATTTATCCATGATTTTTTGTGATTGCTCTCAAAGGAGACTTAAGAAAAAAATGTCAATCCATGATACCAAGGAAAACCGTTAAGGTCAAAGATATCACTGTGTTGAACAAGTTTCATGATAGTTTGAAAGGCTTTGTCCCTAAACACAAGGACTTTTTCGATGAGGGACTGGAGGAGGTGATTGATCTTGATTGTCTGATTGACGACCTGAGGAGGGCTACGTCCATTATCGAGAACCCTATAGAAAAAGCCAATGCCGCATATTCCCTAATGATGGAAGGGTTTCTAAAATCCATTTCGGAAGTTGAACGTATGCCTATTCATTTCTATGAAGATGGGATATCCAACCTAAAGGGGCGTCTCTCCTTGCGAGAAATAATTGCCATGCAGTATTGGCAAGGAAATAGCGATTATTCGCTCAATAATGTATTCGAGCAAATCTTGCCACTGATGTTGCCATCACCGAAATCCGAAAAATAGAGGGGGAGAAAATCGGGTCAGGTTTTGATTATATTTATAACCAATGAATGTACCGGATAACCTCGTTGACAGGATTAAGGAATCGACAAAAAAATGATTTACATACCACCGCAGTCGATTATTTTCGCAATTCCAGAACATATCAGTTTTGATATTTCTATCGATCAAATAACAGGCATTTGTAAAAGATACAGATTAGATTATTTCTCAGGAGATATTTATGCCTTCAGAGATGAAAATGAAACCCAAATAGGCTTATTAACCTATGATGGCCATGGAATTCAATGGTGTATAAAAAGATACTCAGAGGGAAAAATCAGTTGGTGGCCTCATGATACTGAAGTTGTACAATTGTTGCCAAGAGATCTACACATCATGCTTTGGGGAGGTAATCCCAGCAAAATTAAAATGCCAGAGATGTGGAAACCAATCATAATCTAAAGCAGTAAAGCGCAACTTTTTTAAATGAAAACAGCGCCTCAAAATATTACGATTTGATCTGCCGGATTTTGCATATCAGGCACCACAATAACAAATGAAGTCAACGCCTTTACCGGCAAGGATTACACACTACATAAATACCGGTACTCTCCTTGGTATTGCTTGTTTGCACGGATAGCGCACGATAACTTTAGCATTCCAAAAACATAGGCTGATACAAGGATGGTTAACTTCTATCAAATCAATTTTCAAAAGATTTTGCTCTGAATAATCTTTACACGCGTCAACCATACTGATATGCAATTCAGGTAGATACTAAGATGATAACCGACCCGGTTATCTGTCTATTTTTCATGATATGCGGTTAGATATCAGATTATTCAAAATAACCGGACAACCGGAGAATAACTTGTTCACTCGGACTCACGGGAGCGGGCTGGCAAATTGCCCGATTTTATGGTACGGCTTAAGCTTTGCTTCGCTGCCGCAGAACTTCGTTATGACGGACAAAGCGAAGCAAAGCTTAAGCCGTAGTCAAAGGAGAATTTACCACCCCATTTTCCCGGGCCGTGGAACAGCCTGCTACACTCGAACGAGTCGGTGAGCTTAACATTAGCTCAGAAAGAATTGTTAAATGACAACTGCAAAATTAATTGAGGAAATGTCAGATGCCGGTGCATTTGAAGTATTGGCGACGCGAGTTCTTCGCCAAACTGATACTGACTATGCGCGGATAGAACATTTGGGAGTCAACGCCGACGGCAAGACGGTGAAAAACCCCTTAGATGGTTTTTGCAGGGTTCCCGGTATAAGTCCTTCTCGATATGTAATGGCTGCGTTTTCCACTGACGTCGCAACCAAAATCGAACGAAAGCTACTTTTCGACCATACGAAATCAAAAGGGGGAAAATACAAGGATGCAGATGACGGAGATCTCGTTAAAGCCGCCAGAGCTGCAAGTCAGCTCCGTGAGAAAGATGAAGGTGCAGAATTTATCTTCACATTTTGCACGAACAAGCAACCAAATGCTGAGGTAATGCAAGAAGGATACACTACAGGGAAAGACGCGGGTATAGAAGTACGCTTTTTGGCAAGATCCAGCATAAGAGACCATTTAGATACTACTCCTGGCGGACAGTGGCTAAGGAAAGAACACCTTGGTATAGAGGCTGATACATTATCGTTCCCTTTGCTCCGTGAGTTGGCGTTAAAAAGTATCGAAGAATACTCCTATGAGCTATTTTGCTCAGGCATAGACATCGTAGAGACGGTAACCACTAGACGGGTAGCGGCCCTCTCTACACAGAATCAGCCAAACATAAACGTCTTGATTGGCGCATCGGGAAGTGGCAAGAGCGTTGCATCTTTCAAAGCACTCACAAATGTCATTAAGGAAGGTGGGATCGCTCTTTGGCTACCTGCGGAGGTAACTCTAATTTCACTGTCTTTGGACATGGCCATCACCACTTCATTACAGTCACTATGTCCGACATTGGGGGCTGAAGCTGGTAGAGACTCGGTAACATTGGCTGCAAACCATAACGTTCCGTTTTTGATAGTCGTTGATGATGTGAATCGAACGGCAAGCGCCGCACAAGCAGTTCAGAAACTAATTACTTGGCACAAGCGAATGGTT is drawn from uncultured Desulfobacter sp. and contains these coding sequences:
- a CDS encoding ATP-binding protein; translation: MNDKQLLAYYGLKWNPFLPSIPVEALWQPPSMNSFIFRLENMTMNGGFALISGEPGLGKSKTLQLIANKFGKLDEVVVGVMERPQSSVGDFYREMGVLFGVNLSPANRYGGFKDLRERWKNHVKTTLFRPILIIDEAQEMLTGCLNELRLLNSTDFDSQNLLTTILCGDTRLPERFRTRALMSLGSRMQFRMKLDPYIREDLMNYMDHCLNTAGAPHLMTKTLIKTLVDHCAGNLRVLNNMSSEMLSSGIEKELNQLDEKLFIEIFSRQPPKK
- a CDS encoding DDE-type integrase/transposase/recombinase, with the translated sequence MNSKTQSPVDKWALFRFSVVGSLLAQPPAKGKLRKELERLACKFYIHPITNELTAFHFSTIESWYYKAKNAQDPIVALGRKVRSDYGGSIVFTPELIRLLGRQYRTYPNWSYKLHADNFAAELQEQNESVAIPSYSSVRRRMVERGWSRKPSVKKKQTAGMKAAAQRFEKHEIRGYEAEYVHGLWHLDFHEGSLRVVDNNGNWYTPKALCILDDHSRLCCHIQWYLGETTQDLIHGLTQAFFKRGLPRALMTDNGAAMTSHEFCNGLKKTGILHETTLPYSPYQNGKQEAFWGTLEGRLMAMLSKVKPLTLDYLNYTSQAWVEMEYNKNTHRDIGMPPIKCMLEGKGVSRPAPDEEHMRFAFTVCESRKQRKSDGTVSINSVRFEIPSRFHHIPQFHVCFTNWDKSIAWLMDPKTGKNIAPIYTQDKIKNASGKRKIQSRPEQTIVPDEPLRESEPALLRKLIAEYAQSGMPPAYLPKGES
- a CDS encoding helix-turn-helix domain-containing protein, producing the protein MLSEALRNESLFCKLYKIDLSTAERYREMKCPHCKGPLYYANYPRKPRGEPEGLSEEYFLQFSLCCGKEGCRRRLIPPTCRFLGKNIYWYAVIITIVSDWQHATDGIPISRLAEKVGISRNTLKRWINLFKEIFPESHSWKKIRGRVSPAIKNDTLPGSLLNFYRNQFPSIEKALIRCLSFLSQGSEMSQNIRAG
- the tnpB gene encoding IS66 family insertion sequence element accessory protein TnpB; its protein translation is MIYIPPQSIIFAIPEHISFDISIDQITGICKRYRLDYFSGDIYAFRDENETQIGLLTYDGHGIQWCIKRYSEGKISWWPHDTEVVQLLPRDLHIMLWGGNPSKIKMPEMWKPIII